The following DNA comes from Granulicella sibirica.
ACGGATGAGTGCACAGGCGGGTTTTCCGAAGGGCGTCTGGAAGCTGCGGTAGAGGTATTCGACCACCTCGTTGGCGGCTTCTTCCATGGAGGTGCTTGCCTGCCCGAGGAGGCGGAGCGCGGTGGTGGCGCGAGTTCGCTCGCAAACATCGAATGTGTCGAACTGGAATGTATCTGATAGGCTATGCACGACGAAAAGCTCCAGGTGATAACTGAAAGTCTTCGAGGAGCGAGATTTTATGGTGCCACATCGAACGGCGTTTGGCGAGACTGCGGCGGTTGGATCGTACGATACGAGCCAGGATCGCATCTGACCCGCCCCGTGCCCCTGAACGATCTGAGAGGGAAGTGATTAGCTAGGGATGGTGCGGATTTGCTCAGAATGACGACCGTGATGGCGGCTAGGTTTGATAATTCATTCGGATGATGGTCCTCATAGGCGCACGGCCTGGGCGAAATCAACTTCCGCTCCTTTGCCTCGATGCTATTCTTTCCTCACCTAAGCAGAGAACTGTTGGCCCTGTACAAAACGTTCGGGCCTCAACTCGATCTCGCCAGTAATTTGAACGACCAAAGGACAAGACATGGAGCAGGGAACAGTGAAATGGTTCAATGATGCCAAGGGGTTTGGCTTCATCAGCCGTCAGAATGGCGAGGACGTATTCGCTCATTACTCAGCGATCGTCTCCAGCGGCTTCAAGAGCCTTCAAGAGGGGCAGGCCGTCCAGTTCAACGTGGTCAAGGGACCCAAGGGCTGGCAAGCCGCAGACATCCAGCCGCTCTAGCGTTGATCCGCCTGTCAGCATGAACTGATAAGCCGATATCCATTTATGCTGATAACACTTTGAAGAGAAGGTCCGCGAGTGATTTCTTATTGACGGAACCGTCAAATAAGGCCGATACTTGAAGAGTCAGCGTATGAGCGGAGCGGCGTAAGCCGTGGCGCTGATCCCGCCAGTAATGGTCCCTTCCACAGTGGAGGGATAATCAAGAGGCCCGAGCAGATTCACCCAAAAGCCCCGTTTGGGGTTTTTGGCGTTTTAGACGTGGATTGCTCGATTATTCAGCGTGTTGTGCAGAATGACGTAGAAGTCGATAACCATCCCTTTTGGTCTGCTGCTTCCGTAATTTGCCTCGCGCACATAAGCGCTTTCTACGTGGAGGAAGATCCGCCCCCTGCCTGGTTTCCAGACGCGAAAAAACACTTCATACTCGATTTTGCTCCCATCGCCAGCGATCATTTCGATAGTGAAGAAGTTGCCGTATCCGGTCTGTTGGCACCGGCTCGTTGGCAGTTTCGCAATGATGTCAGGAAGGAGTTTGGAAAGCTCCCAGCGCCCAGCGTCAAATATGCGGCGGTCGCCCTCATGGTCGAAGCCTAGTCATGGATAGCCGTCTAGGTGAGCACTCCATGACGCTAAGTCACTGCACCGGTGAGCTGGAGTTCTAGGGGCCGGTGGCAATCACCGTAAGCCTTATTCAAGCCACACCAACACCTCTGGGTCGGGCTGATCTGCCACAGGTGTTCTACCGAAGTCATCGCTTTCGCAGGTTTTCCAGGCCAATAGCCGGACCAGAAATCCTGCGCTTGGACCGGCCCTTGTGGAAGCTGCACCCAATGAGTGTACGGGGCCTGCTCAATGATTTGCTCGCCAGGCCTGGGCTGGTAGAGAACGATCGTTTGGCCCGCGAACTTTCGGCAAAGCCGTCGCGTTCGCAGCCAGATGAGGTGTTTGGCTACATATTGTGTTAGCTGGTCGAGAAATTGAGTGTAGAAATCATACTCATCACTGAAGACCATCTCAGCGCTTGAAAAGACACATAGGCCCGGTAGAGGTCTACCATTGTGCAATATCGCTTGGTCTCCGCGTGGGTGCGGATGAATTGTTGTATCTGAGTAGTAGGGCTGGAAGCGGGGTTTCAGCAGGTAGGCTCGGGGCATCGCATTGTCCTGGATGCA
Coding sequences within:
- a CDS encoding cold-shock protein, with translation MEQGTVKWFNDAKGFGFISRQNGEDVFAHYSAIVSSGFKSLQEGQAVQFNVVKGPKGWQAADIQPL
- a CDS encoding SEC-C metal-binding domain-containing protein, with translation MEAERPLWISEGVIRPSQERGTHWADPLLVNMNVRCEVMLCIQDNAMPRAYLLKPRFQPYYSDTTIHPHPRGDQAILHNGRPLPGLCVFSSAEMVFSDEYDFYTQFLDQLTQYVAKHLIWLRTRRLCRKFAGQTIVLYQPRPGEQIIEQAPYTHWVQLPQGPVQAQDFWSGYWPGKPAKAMTSVEHLWQISPTQRCWCGLNKAYGDCHRPLELQLTGAVT